A region from the Variovorax sp. V93 genome encodes:
- a CDS encoding TorF family putative porin, giving the protein MHRKFAQAMAVATLAALPMLASAQLTGNVALTSNYKFRGQDQDMIGKNDYAKTKGFKPAIQGGFDYAFGESGFYVGNWNSSVNWLQGNSIESDIYGGYKFKAGPFDLDVGALSYIYPGNSAGNTTELYGAGTWADEAIGSFTLKYSHTVSKDYFGYAGNKAGSGLKGRNTGYLNLAYSKEIVPKLTLKAAVGYTHMSSDIRSLGYKSYVDYNVGVSYDFGNGLALAGSVQGANKKSSYLAVANPGYDFGFGTFGQTTYSPNKARFIVTLSKTL; this is encoded by the coding sequence ATGCACCGTAAATTCGCCCAGGCAATGGCCGTGGCCACCCTTGCCGCCCTGCCGATGCTTGCGAGCGCACAGCTCACGGGGAATGTGGCACTGACCAGCAACTACAAGTTCCGCGGTCAGGACCAGGACATGATCGGGAAGAACGACTACGCCAAGACCAAGGGCTTCAAGCCCGCCATCCAGGGCGGCTTCGACTACGCCTTCGGCGAGAGCGGCTTCTACGTGGGCAACTGGAACTCCAGCGTCAACTGGCTGCAGGGCAACAGCATCGAGAGCGACATCTACGGCGGCTACAAGTTCAAGGCCGGCCCCTTCGACCTGGACGTGGGCGCGCTCAGCTACATCTACCCGGGCAACTCCGCGGGCAACACCACCGAGCTGTACGGCGCCGGCACCTGGGCCGACGAGGCCATCGGCTCGTTCACGCTGAAGTACTCGCACACGGTGTCGAAGGACTACTTCGGCTACGCGGGCAACAAGGCCGGCTCGGGGCTGAAGGGCCGCAACACGGGCTACCTGAATCTGGCCTACAGCAAGGAGATCGTGCCCAAGCTCACGCTGAAGGCGGCCGTGGGCTACACCCACATGTCCAGCGACATCCGCAGCCTGGGCTACAAGAGCTACGTGGACTACAACGTGGGCGTGTCGTACGACTTCGGCAACGGCCTGGCGCTGGCCGGCTCGGTGCAGGGCGCCAACAAGAAGAGCTCGTACCTGGCGGTGGCCAACCCCGGCTACGACTTCGGCTTCGGCACCTTCGGCCAGACCACCTATTCGCCCAACAAGGCGCGCTTCATCGTTACGCTCAGCAAGACGCTGTAA
- a CDS encoding rhodanese-like domain-containing protein, which produces MRKKIAAAVSFAAALLSMPLCAPAGAQTNSGLPPVLRDMPQSGSMCKNERLPGSALSGTGRAEGGLEAACALPASAAASFLQKSGATVIDTRHESEFARFHIANAMRADAASVRLKEYLRDKPLLLVGDGKSDRELYGACGRLRAQGFKSVQVLMGGMAGYLARELPVSGRGAPDAFESAQLDPAQLWAQSQFPESLVVVVNSPATAEALPLAFRTADAAPRAVAGAVERRRKEQKGVLANVTVVVDGAMSEATFRQYSQAVAPTPLLVYAGGAGALKAYLRTQEAVWAAHARGPKQPRCG; this is translated from the coding sequence ATGCGCAAGAAAATCGCTGCCGCCGTGTCGTTTGCTGCCGCCCTGCTGTCGATGCCGCTCTGCGCGCCCGCTGGTGCGCAGACGAATTCGGGGCTTCCTCCGGTGCTGCGGGACATGCCCCAGTCCGGGTCGATGTGCAAGAACGAGCGCTTGCCGGGCTCGGCGTTATCCGGCACGGGGCGTGCCGAAGGCGGCCTGGAGGCCGCTTGCGCATTGCCGGCGTCCGCGGCGGCCTCCTTTCTGCAAAAGAGCGGGGCCACGGTCATCGATACGCGCCACGAGAGCGAGTTCGCGCGCTTCCATATTGCCAATGCCATGCGGGCCGATGCGGCGAGCGTCCGTCTCAAGGAGTACCTGCGCGACAAGCCCTTGCTGCTGGTGGGAGACGGCAAGTCCGACCGCGAGCTCTATGGGGCGTGCGGCCGGTTGCGGGCCCAGGGCTTCAAGTCGGTCCAGGTGCTGATGGGTGGCATGGCCGGCTACCTGGCAAGGGAACTGCCCGTGAGCGGCCGCGGCGCGCCCGATGCATTCGAGTCTGCGCAGCTCGATCCCGCTCAGCTGTGGGCGCAGAGCCAGTTTCCCGAAAGCCTGGTCGTTGTTGTGAACAGTCCCGCGACCGCCGAGGCCCTGCCGCTCGCGTTCCGCACGGCAGACGCGGCGCCGCGTGCCGTTGCAGGCGCCGTGGAGCGCCGCCGCAAGGAGCAAAAGGGGGTGCTAGCCAATGTGACGGTGGTGGTCGACGGTGCCATGAGCGAGGCCACCTTTCGCCAGTACAGCCAGGCCGTGGCACCTACGCCGCTGCTGGTGTATGCGGGCGGCGCGGGCGCACTGAAGGCCTACCTCCGGACGCAGGAGGCCGTGTGGGCCGCGCACGCGCGCGGACCGAAGCAGCCGCGCTGCGGCTGA
- the glcE gene encoding glycolate oxidase subunit GlcE, translating into MEPALRQIAERIRAAAADATPLRIRGGGTKDFHGETPHGEVLSTTALTGITSYEPSELVVTVRGGTPLDELEAVLAEKGQCLPFEPPHFGAAGAGTVGGMVAAGLSGPARASVGAVRDYVLGARLVNGRGEVLSFGGQVMKNVAGYDVSRVLAGSLGTLGVIAEVSLKVLPVAPAEATLEFACSQADALRLLNEWGGRPLPLNASCWFEYAGAGALYLRLRGAMAAVEAACTHLGGERKPSTRAAADWQALRDQQLPWFDSADGPDALWRLSVPQTAPVLAIDGNAPLVEWHGGQRWYKAAPDQAARIRGIAHAAGGHATLFRKPASQAGGDVPRFDALSAPIARIHRALMHEFDPHRIFNRGRLFADE; encoded by the coding sequence ATGGAACCCGCCCTCCGCCAGATCGCCGAGCGCATCCGCGCCGCGGCCGCCGACGCCACGCCCCTTCGCATCCGCGGCGGCGGCACCAAGGACTTCCATGGCGAGACACCGCACGGCGAAGTCCTGAGCACCACCGCGCTCACCGGCATCACGAGCTACGAACCCAGCGAACTGGTGGTCACCGTGCGCGGCGGCACGCCGCTCGACGAACTCGAAGCCGTGCTGGCCGAAAAAGGGCAGTGCCTGCCTTTCGAGCCGCCGCACTTCGGCGCGGCGGGCGCGGGCACTGTGGGCGGCATGGTGGCCGCCGGGCTCAGCGGCCCGGCGCGTGCCAGCGTGGGCGCGGTGCGCGACTACGTGCTGGGTGCCAGGCTCGTCAACGGGCGCGGCGAAGTGCTGAGCTTCGGCGGCCAGGTGATGAAGAACGTGGCCGGCTACGACGTCTCGCGCGTGCTGGCGGGTTCGCTCGGCACGCTGGGCGTGATTGCCGAAGTGAGCCTCAAGGTGCTGCCCGTCGCGCCGGCCGAGGCCACGCTCGAATTCGCCTGCAGCCAGGCCGATGCACTGCGACTGCTCAACGAATGGGGCGGCCGGCCGCTGCCGCTGAATGCGAGCTGCTGGTTCGAATACGCAGGGGCCGGTGCGCTCTACCTGCGGCTGCGCGGCGCGATGGCGGCCGTGGAGGCGGCGTGCACGCATCTCGGCGGCGAGCGCAAGCCCAGCACGCGCGCCGCCGCCGATTGGCAGGCGCTGCGCGACCAGCAGCTGCCGTGGTTCGATAGCGCCGATGGACCGGATGCACTCTGGCGCCTGTCGGTGCCGCAGACCGCGCCGGTGCTCGCCATCGACGGCAACGCGCCGCTCGTCGAGTGGCATGGCGGACAGCGCTGGTACAAGGCTGCGCCCGACCAGGCCGCACGCATCCGCGGCATCGCGCACGCCGCGGGCGGGCACGCCACGCTGTTCAGAAAGCCTGCTTCGCAAGCGGGCGGCGACGTTCCCCGCTTCGACGCACTGAGCGCCCCCATCGCCCGCATCCACCGCGCGCTGATGCACGAGTTCGATCCGCACCGCATCTTCAACCGCGGCCGGCTCTTCGCAGACGAATAA
- a CDS encoding FAD-linked oxidase C-terminal domain-containing protein translates to MNAPLTAAQHDSLQKTDRQSQIVRALQAHLPAHALIWHAEDTTPYECDGLTAYRQRPLVVALPETEAQVAAVLKTCHQLGVPVVARGAGTGLSGGAMPHALGVTLSLAKFNRILKIDPVGRTAVVQCGVRNLAISEAAAPFNLYYAPDPSSQIACTIGGNVAENSGGVHCLKYGLTLHNVLRVRGFTAEGEPVEFGGEALDAPGLDLLALVIGSEGMLAVTTEVTVKLVPKPQLARCIMASFDDVRKAGDAVAAVIAAGIIPAGLEMMDKPMTAAVEDFVHAGYDLDAAAILLCESDGTAEEVEEEIGRMTAVLRSSGATAIAVSTSEDERMKFWSGRKNAFPASGRISPDYMCLDSTIPRKRLADILLAIQQMEKKYNLRCCNVFHAGDGNLHPLVLFDANDPDELHRCELFGADILETSVAMGGTVSGEHGVGVEKLNSMCVQFTAAENEQMFGVKRAFDPAGLLNPGKAIPTLQRCAEYGKQVVRGGRLPHPDLPRF, encoded by the coding sequence ATGAACGCGCCGCTCACAGCCGCCCAGCACGATTCGCTGCAAAAAACCGACCGCCAGTCGCAGATCGTGCGCGCCCTGCAGGCCCACCTGCCGGCCCACGCGCTGATCTGGCACGCCGAGGACACCACGCCCTACGAGTGCGATGGCCTCACCGCCTACCGCCAGCGCCCGCTGGTGGTGGCCCTGCCCGAGACCGAGGCGCAGGTGGCGGCCGTGCTCAAGACCTGCCACCAGCTCGGCGTGCCCGTGGTGGCGCGCGGCGCGGGCACCGGGCTTTCGGGCGGCGCCATGCCGCATGCGCTGGGCGTGACGCTGTCGCTTGCCAAGTTCAACCGCATCCTGAAGATCGACCCGGTGGGCCGCACGGCCGTCGTGCAGTGCGGCGTGCGCAACCTGGCCATCAGCGAAGCCGCCGCGCCCTTCAACCTCTACTACGCGCCCGATCCGTCGAGCCAGATCGCCTGCACCATCGGCGGCAACGTGGCCGAGAATTCGGGCGGCGTGCACTGCCTCAAGTACGGCCTCACGCTGCACAACGTGCTGCGCGTGCGCGGATTCACGGCGGAGGGCGAGCCCGTCGAATTCGGCGGCGAGGCGCTCGATGCACCGGGCCTGGACCTGCTCGCGCTGGTCATCGGCAGCGAAGGCATGCTGGCCGTCACCACCGAGGTCACCGTCAAGCTGGTGCCCAAGCCGCAGCTCGCGCGCTGCATCATGGCCAGCTTCGACGACGTGCGCAAGGCCGGCGATGCGGTGGCCGCGGTGATTGCGGCCGGCATCATTCCCGCGGGGCTCGAGATGATGGACAAGCCGATGACCGCCGCCGTCGAAGACTTCGTGCACGCGGGCTACGACCTCGATGCGGCCGCGATCCTGCTGTGCGAATCCGACGGCACCGCCGAAGAGGTGGAAGAAGAAATCGGCCGCATGACGGCCGTGCTGCGCTCCTCCGGCGCCACTGCCATTGCGGTGAGCACGAGTGAAGACGAACGCATGAAGTTCTGGAGCGGCCGCAAGAACGCCTTCCCCGCCTCGGGCCGCATCAGCCCCGACTACATGTGCCTGGACTCCACCATCCCGCGCAAGCGGCTGGCCGACATCCTGCTGGCCATCCAGCAGATGGAGAAGAAGTACAACCTGCGCTGCTGCAACGTGTTCCACGCGGGCGACGGCAACCTGCATCCGCTGGTGCTGTTCGACGCCAACGACCCCGACGAGCTGCACCGCTGCGAGCTCTTCGGTGCCGACATCCTCGAAACCAGCGTGGCCATGGGCGGCACCGTGTCGGGCGAGCATGGCGTGGGCGTGGAGAAGCTCAACAGCATGTGCGTGCAGTTCACCGCGGCCGAGAACGAGCAGATGTTCGGCGTCAAGCGGGCCTTCGATCCGGCCGGCTTGCTGAACCCCGGCAAGGCGATTCCCACGCTGCAGCGCTGTGCCGAATACGGCAAGCAGGTGGTGCGCGGCGGCCGGCTGCCGCACCCCGATCTGCCCCGCTTCTGA
- a CDS encoding YifB family Mg chelatase-like AAA ATPase: MSLSLVQSRALLGLEAASVTVEVHLANGLPSFTLVGLVETEVKEARERVRSAIQNAGLEFPNNKKIVVNLAPADLPKDSGRFDLPIALGILAASGQIQPALLAGHEFAGELSLSGELRPVRGALAMALALHTRGIATRLVLPAGSAQEAALVPGSEVYGARHLLDVVQRFMPEGAAPLQGEDRQQPPAADGWARVHAAAAAAAPLYADLADVKGHAGAKRALEIAAAGGHSLLMVGEPGSGKSMLAQRFAGLLPPMSVDEALESAAVASLAGSFSAARWMNRPTSAPHHTSSAVALVGGGSPPRPGEISQAHHGVLFLDEFPEFARSALEALREPLETGTITIARAARRAEFPARFQLVAAMNPCPCGYLGSTLKACRCTPDQISRYQAKLSGPLLDRIDLHIEVPAVSAQQLIDAPAGESTASIRSRVVAAREFALQRQGSPNQALQAGAIDKHAALDDAARKFVYSAAAKLGWSARSTHRALKVARTVADLAGAESVEVVHVAEAVQYRRALRGIV; the protein is encoded by the coding sequence ATGAGCCTGTCTTTGGTGCAAAGCCGTGCTTTGCTTGGGCTGGAAGCGGCCAGTGTCACGGTCGAGGTGCATCTGGCGAACGGCCTGCCGAGCTTCACGCTCGTCGGGCTGGTGGAGACCGAGGTCAAGGAGGCGCGCGAAAGGGTGCGCTCGGCCATCCAGAACGCCGGCCTGGAGTTTCCGAACAACAAGAAGATCGTCGTCAACCTGGCGCCGGCCGACCTGCCCAAGGATTCCGGCCGCTTCGACCTGCCGATCGCACTCGGCATCCTCGCGGCCAGCGGGCAGATCCAGCCCGCGCTGCTGGCAGGCCACGAATTTGCCGGCGAGCTCTCTCTTTCAGGCGAGCTGCGGCCCGTGCGCGGCGCGCTGGCCATGGCGCTGGCCCTGCACACGCGCGGCATCGCGACGCGCCTGGTGCTGCCCGCCGGCAGCGCCCAGGAAGCGGCGCTGGTGCCCGGCAGCGAGGTGTACGGCGCCAGGCACCTGCTGGACGTGGTGCAGCGCTTCATGCCCGAGGGCGCCGCGCCGCTGCAGGGCGAGGATCGCCAGCAGCCGCCCGCCGCGGACGGCTGGGCCCGGGTTCATGCCGCGGCCGCAGCGGCCGCGCCGCTCTATGCGGACCTGGCCGACGTCAAGGGGCATGCGGGCGCCAAGCGCGCCCTCGAGATCGCCGCCGCGGGCGGGCACAGCCTGCTGATGGTCGGCGAGCCCGGCTCGGGCAAGTCCATGCTGGCGCAGCGCTTTGCCGGGCTGCTGCCGCCCATGAGCGTGGACGAGGCGCTGGAGAGCGCGGCCGTGGCCAGCCTGGCCGGCAGCTTCTCGGCCGCGCGCTGGATGAACCGGCCGACCTCGGCGCCTCACCACACGTCGAGCGCCGTGGCGCTGGTGGGCGGCGGCTCGCCCCCGCGGCCGGGCGAGATCTCGCAGGCGCACCACGGCGTGCTCTTCCTGGACGAATTCCCGGAGTTCGCGCGCTCCGCGCTCGAGGCGCTGCGCGAGCCGCTGGAGACCGGCACCATCACCATCGCGCGCGCCGCCCGTCGCGCCGAGTTTCCGGCGCGCTTCCAGCTGGTCGCGGCCATGAACCCCTGCCCTTGCGGCTACCTGGGCTCGACGCTGAAGGCCTGCCGCTGCACGCCGGACCAGATCTCGCGCTACCAGGCCAAGCTCAGCGGCCCGCTGCTGGACCGCATCGACCTGCACATCGAAGTGCCCGCGGTATCGGCGCAGCAGCTCATCGATGCGCCCGCCGGCGAATCGACGGCCAGCATCCGCAGCCGCGTGGTGGCCGCGCGCGAATTCGCCCTGCAGCGCCAGGGCAGCCCCAACCAGGCGCTGCAGGCCGGCGCCATCGACAAGCATGCTGCGCTCGACGATGCGGCCCGCAAGTTCGTCTACAGCGCCGCCGCCAAGCTCGGCTGGTCGGCGCGCAGCACGCATCGCGCGCTCAAGGTGGCGCGCACAGTGGCCGACCTGGCGGGCGCCGAATCGGTGGAGGTGGTGCATGTGGCGGAGGCGGTGCAGTACCGCAGGGCGCTGCGCGGCATCGTGTGA
- a CDS encoding SMP-30/gluconolactonase/LRE family protein, whose product MWTSIDNSLCELGESPFWHPRERALYWLDIPGRAVLRTRGEIGTPSATVERWALSTEPGCMAPARSGGLVIALRDGIYRAREWGGELVAIARVEHDVRTMRFNDGKCDALGRFWSGSINEAKDRANAALYCLDARPGRGAAPAALAQMANQVTTANGLAFSPDARTLYWADTPAHQVRAWDWDAEANTLSQPRVFRQFDAKPEGWTPDSPMLRYAGRPDGATVDAQGHYWVAMFEGAQLLRLAPSGETVAAVPVPAQCPTMPCFGGDDLKTLFVTTARKGRPAAEIERLPASGTVVSMRVDTPGLPVAFFED is encoded by the coding sequence ATGTGGACCTCCATCGACAACAGCCTCTGCGAGCTCGGCGAATCGCCGTTCTGGCATCCGCGGGAACGCGCCCTGTACTGGCTCGACATCCCGGGCCGCGCCGTGCTGCGAACGCGCGGCGAGATCGGCACGCCTTCCGCCACGGTCGAGCGCTGGGCCTTGTCCACCGAGCCCGGCTGCATGGCACCGGCGCGCAGCGGCGGCCTCGTGATTGCGCTGCGCGACGGCATCTACCGGGCGCGCGAGTGGGGCGGTGAACTCGTCGCCATCGCGCGCGTGGAACACGACGTGCGCACCATGCGCTTCAACGACGGCAAGTGCGATGCGCTCGGCCGCTTCTGGAGCGGTTCGATCAACGAGGCGAAAGACCGTGCCAACGCCGCGCTCTACTGCCTCGACGCGCGCCCCGGCCGTGGCGCGGCGCCGGCGGCCCTCGCGCAGATGGCCAACCAGGTGACCACGGCCAACGGGCTCGCGTTCTCGCCCGATGCGCGCACCCTGTACTGGGCCGATACGCCCGCGCACCAGGTGCGCGCCTGGGACTGGGACGCCGAGGCCAACACGCTCTCGCAACCCCGCGTGTTCCGCCAGTTCGACGCCAAGCCCGAAGGCTGGACCCCCGATTCGCCGATGCTGCGCTACGCAGGCCGCCCCGACGGCGCCACGGTTGATGCGCAAGGCCACTACTGGGTTGCGATGTTCGAAGGCGCCCAGTTGCTGCGCCTCGCGCCGTCGGGCGAGACCGTGGCCGCCGTTCCCGTTCCGGCGCAATGCCCCACCATGCCCTGCTTCGGCGGCGACGACCTGAAGACCCTCTTCGTCACCACCGCCCGCAAGGGCCGGCCCGCCGCCGAGATCGAGCGGCTGCCGGCCTCGGGCACGGTGGTCTCCATGCGCGTCGACACCCCGGGCCTGCCGGTCGCCTTCTTCGAAGATTGA
- a CDS encoding ammonium transporter encodes MKKLLVSLALGLSLLAAGTASFAQAPAAATPEAPAASAPAAAAPAPAAAPAAAAPAAAAEAAPAAAPAAPSFNKGDTSWMMLSTLLVIMMTIPGLALFYGGLVRSKNMLSVLMQVMVTFSMIVVLWLIYGYSLAFTEGNAFFGGFDRLFMKGVFDPATGVFAPGATFSKGVYIPELLFAAFQATFAGITCCLIVGAFAERAKFSAVLLFMVIWFTFSYAPLAHMVWFWMGPDAYASKDVVDAMNGKAGLIWQWGALDFAGGTVVHINAAVAGLVGAYVIGKRVGYGKESFTPHSLTLTMVGASLLWVGWFGFNAGSALEAGTSAVLAFMNTFSATAAAVLAWCIGEALMRGKASMLGAASGAVAGLVAITPAAGNVGLMGAIIIGFIAGFACLWGVNGLKKMLGADDSLDVFGVHGVGGIVGALLTGVFNTQSLGGPGLVGDWVTASVVSNGIGAQVWIQLKGVLLTIVWSGVVAFIAFKIADLTIGLRVSEEEEREGLDISSHGETAYNR; translated from the coding sequence ATGAAAAAACTGCTTGTTTCTCTCGCGCTCGGCCTGAGCCTGCTCGCCGCAGGCACGGCGAGCTTCGCCCAGGCGCCTGCTGCTGCCACGCCCGAGGCGCCCGCGGCATCGGCGCCCGCAGCTGCCGCACCGGCACCCGCGGCCGCCCCGGCCGCCGCCGCGCCTGCAGCTGCTGCCGAAGCAGCGCCCGCCGCGGCGCCTGCCGCTCCTTCGTTCAACAAGGGCGACACCAGCTGGATGATGCTGTCCACGCTGCTCGTCATCATGATGACCATCCCCGGCCTGGCGCTGTTCTACGGCGGCCTGGTGCGCAGCAAGAACATGCTGTCGGTGCTGATGCAGGTGATGGTCACCTTCTCGATGATCGTGGTGCTGTGGCTCATCTATGGCTACAGCCTCGCGTTCACCGAGGGGAATGCCTTCTTCGGCGGATTCGACCGGCTCTTCATGAAGGGCGTGTTCGATCCGGCCACCGGCGTGTTCGCGCCCGGCGCCACCTTCAGCAAGGGCGTCTACATCCCCGAGCTGCTGTTCGCCGCCTTCCAGGCCACCTTCGCCGGCATCACCTGCTGCCTGATCGTGGGTGCCTTCGCGGAGCGCGCCAAGTTCTCGGCCGTGCTGCTGTTCATGGTGATCTGGTTCACCTTCAGCTATGCGCCGCTCGCGCACATGGTCTGGTTCTGGATGGGCCCTGACGCCTATGCCAGCAAGGACGTGGTCGACGCCATGAACGGCAAGGCCGGCCTGATCTGGCAATGGGGCGCGCTCGACTTCGCAGGCGGCACCGTGGTGCACATCAACGCCGCCGTGGCGGGCCTGGTCGGCGCCTACGTGATCGGCAAGCGTGTCGGCTACGGCAAGGAATCCTTCACGCCGCACTCGCTCACGCTCACCATGGTCGGCGCTTCGCTGCTGTGGGTCGGCTGGTTCGGCTTCAACGCAGGTTCGGCTCTCGAAGCCGGCACCAGCGCCGTGCTCGCCTTCATGAACACCTTCTCGGCCACCGCCGCGGCCGTGCTCGCATGGTGCATCGGTGAAGCGCTGATGCGCGGCAAGGCCTCGATGCTGGGTGCCGCTTCGGGTGCTGTCGCAGGCCTCGTGGCCATCACCCCGGCTGCCGGCAACGTCGGCCTGATGGGCGCGATCATCATCGGCTTCATCGCCGGCTTCGCCTGCCTCTGGGGCGTCAACGGCCTCAAGAAGATGCTCGGCGCGGACGACTCGCTCGACGTGTTCGGCGTGCACGGTGTCGGCGGTATCGTCGGCGCGCTGCTCACCGGCGTGTTCAACACCCAGTCACTCGGCGGCCCCGGCCTCGTGGGCGACTGGGTCACGGCCAGCGTGGTGTCCAACGGCATCGGCGCGCAGGTCTGGATCCAGCTCAAGGGCGTGCTGCTGACCATCGTGTGGTCGGGCGTGGTGGCGTTCATTGCCTTCAAGATCGCCGACCTCACCATCGGCCTGCGTGTGTCGGAAGAAGAAGAGCGCGAAGGCCTCGACATCTCCTCGCACGGCGAGACCGCATACAACCGGTAA
- a CDS encoding LysR substrate-binding domain-containing protein: MALQHIPPIQCLLTFEAVARLRHAGRAADELCVTASAVSHRIRQLEAHVGFKLFGRGDFSLTADGAAYLANVRTGLAALQATPLSAATQRATRLRIAVTPTFSRVFLMPRLELFRNIYPDIELVLQVSIPLLDVTAEQADLEVRYGSGAYADCEHRLLLEEEVLPACSPSYLNEFGPFDGFRTAAEIASARLIRSPLEPWGTWFASCGLDQPEPHVGSQFNDLGLVYDAAASGFGVALVRQKMGAAWFESGRLVPLSDRPVPSPHRHTICWQPGTLDRWECAAFADWLALALR, translated from the coding sequence ATGGCCCTGCAGCACATCCCGCCGATCCAATGCCTGCTGACCTTCGAGGCCGTGGCACGGCTGCGGCATGCGGGCCGCGCGGCCGATGAGCTGTGCGTGACCGCCAGCGCCGTGAGCCACCGCATCCGCCAGCTCGAGGCGCACGTGGGCTTCAAGCTCTTCGGCCGCGGCGACTTCAGCCTCACGGCCGACGGCGCGGCCTACCTCGCCAACGTGCGCACCGGCCTCGCGGCGCTGCAGGCCACGCCGCTGAGCGCGGCAACGCAGCGCGCCACGCGCCTGCGCATCGCCGTCACGCCCACCTTCAGCCGCGTGTTCCTGATGCCGCGGCTCGAACTGTTCCGCAACATCTACCCCGACATCGAGCTGGTGCTGCAGGTGTCGATCCCGCTGCTCGACGTCACGGCCGAGCAGGCCGACCTCGAGGTGCGCTACGGCAGCGGCGCGTACGCCGACTGCGAACACCGTCTGCTGCTCGAGGAAGAGGTGCTGCCCGCCTGCAGCCCGAGCTACCTCAACGAATTCGGCCCGTTCGATGGCTTTCGCACCGCGGCGGAAATTGCCAGCGCGCGGCTGATCCGCAGCCCGCTCGAACCCTGGGGCACCTGGTTCGCGAGCTGCGGCCTCGACCAGCCCGAGCCGCACGTCGGCTCCCAGTTCAACGACCTGGGCCTGGTATACGACGCCGCGGCCAGCGGCTTCGGCGTGGCGCTGGTGCGCCAGAAGATGGGCGCCGCCTGGTTCGAATCGGGCCGGCTGGTGCCGCTGTCCGACCGGCCCGTGCCCTCGCCGCACCGCCACACCATCTGCTGGCAGCCCGGCACGCTCGATCGCTGGGAATGCGCGGCTTTTGCCGACTGGCTGGCGCTGGCGCTGCGCTGA
- the glnK gene encoding P-II family nitrogen regulator has translation MKLVTAIIKPFKLDEVREALSAIGVQGITVTEVKGFGRQKGHTELYRGAEYVVDFLPKVKIEAAVSDDLVDRVIEAVEGAARTGKIGDGKIFVYNLEQVVRIRTGETGREAL, from the coding sequence ATGAAGCTGGTCACAGCCATCATCAAACCGTTCAAGCTCGACGAGGTGCGCGAAGCCCTCTCGGCCATCGGCGTGCAGGGCATCACGGTCACGGAGGTCAAGGGCTTCGGCCGCCAGAAGGGCCACACCGAGCTGTACCGCGGCGCGGAGTACGTGGTCGACTTCCTGCCCAAGGTGAAGATCGAGGCGGCGGTCTCCGACGACCTCGTCGACCGCGTGATCGAAGCCGTGGAGGGTGCGGCGCGCACCGGCAAGATCGGTGACGGAAAGATTTTTGTCTACAACCTCGAGCAGGTCGTTCGCATCCGCACCGGTGAAACCGGCCGCGAAGCCCTCTGA
- a CDS encoding transglutaminase family protein has translation MQRRAWIGAAGALAGSALMSIGRGSLAAQEELQLRFNLGMNNPGSLDLAAQRLWMYLPVRRNAWWTLDAVETGLRHELQADPLGHTVLFVSIDKLSAYARRTASLMISLKRAGAPMPAPKDAQDWLAPERYIESDHEAIVAQARALKSATGEGTVRNIHGFVAASVDYAGYAPEDFGALYALRQRRGDCSEYACLVVALCRASGIPARMVEGYVTDRSFVPKPMDFHDWAEVLVDGQWRVVDAQKGALLEQEAQYIAFRYYRDKALNGVGLAHRYRVEGEMEFSV, from the coding sequence ATGCAGCGACGTGCATGGATCGGTGCGGCCGGCGCGCTGGCGGGCAGCGCGCTCATGTCCATCGGCCGCGGCAGCCTTGCCGCGCAAGAGGAGCTGCAGCTGCGCTTCAACCTGGGCATGAACAACCCGGGATCGCTCGACCTGGCGGCCCAGCGGCTCTGGATGTACCTTCCCGTGCGCCGCAATGCCTGGTGGACGCTGGACGCCGTCGAAACCGGCCTGCGGCATGAACTACAGGCCGATCCGCTGGGGCACACCGTCCTCTTCGTTTCGATCGACAAGCTCAGCGCCTATGCGCGGCGCACGGCCTCGCTGATGATCAGCCTGAAGCGCGCAGGCGCACCGATGCCTGCGCCCAAAGATGCACAGGATTGGCTCGCGCCGGAGCGCTACATCGAATCGGACCACGAAGCGATCGTGGCGCAGGCGCGGGCCCTGAAATCCGCGACCGGCGAGGGAACGGTGCGCAACATCCACGGCTTCGTGGCCGCGAGCGTGGACTACGCGGGCTACGCGCCGGAGGACTTCGGCGCGCTCTACGCGCTGCGCCAACGGCGCGGGGATTGTTCCGAGTACGCCTGCCTCGTGGTGGCGCTGTGCCGTGCATCGGGCATCCCGGCCCGCATGGTCGAGGGCTATGTCACGGATCGCAGCTTTGTCCCCAAGCCGATGGACTTTCACGATTGGGCAGAGGTCCTGGTCGACGGGCAGTGGCGGGTCGTCGACGCGCAGAAGGGCGCCTTGCTCGAGCAGGAGGCCCAGTACATCGCCTTCCGCTACTACCGCGACAAGGCGCTGAATGGCGTGGGGCTGGCGCACCGCTACCGCGTCGAAGGCGAGATGGAATTCAGCGTGTAG